Sequence from the Deltaproteobacteria bacterium genome:
CGTGCCCTTTCCGGGCATCGACGTGTTCTCGATGCTGCCGTGGGCCGGGACGATCCTGGAGGAGATGCTGCAGTTCGACCTGCTCGGCTTCAACACCCAGGCGTACGTCGACAACTTCCACGAGTGCGTCCGGGCCCTGTTGCCTGGATGCATCGACGACGAGGGCATCAACTACGAGGGGCGTCGGGTTCGCGCGCGAGCGTTTCCCATCGGCATCATGCCCGATGGGTTCCAGGAACCCCCCGCGCAGGGGGCGGCGGAGGAGGCCGCTGCCTTGCTGCAGTCGATCGCCCCGAGCCGGCTGGTGCTGGGCGTCGACCGGCTGGACTACACGAAAGGCATCCCGGAGCGCCTGTACGCTTTCGGACGCCTGTTCGAGCTGTTCCCCGAGTGGCGCGGCAAGGTCAGTCTGGTCCAGATATCGGTTCCGTCCCGCACCGACGTGCCCGAGTATGCCGAGCAGCGGGCGCTGATCGAGAACGCCGTCGGTCGAGTCAACGGCGAGTTCGGGGAGGCACACTGGACGCCGATCCGCTATCTCTACCGCGCCTACGGCCGCCATCAGCTCGCGCAGCTCTACCGGGCGGCGGACGTCGGCTACGTCACGCCGCTCCGCGACGGCATGAACCTGGTCGCCAAGGAGTACGTCGCCGCGCAGGATCCGGCCGCGCCGGGAGTCCTGCTGCTCTCGCGCTTCGCGGGCGCGGCCGCCGAGCTGAGGGCGGCGGTGCTCACGAACCCTTACCACCCCGACGGGATGGCTCGCGACCTGGAGCGGGCCCTCCGGATGCCTGCTGAGGAACGTCGGGAGCGGCACCGGCACCTCTACGCTGCGGTCTCGCGCTCGACGGCCGTCACGTGGGCGGAGGAGTTCCTCGGCGCGCTCGAAGGCGGGCGGTAGGAGGACCCCGGCCGAACCGCCCGACGAGCAAGGGGCGAACACGGGTTCACCGTCTGGGTGAACTTGGGCGATGTGGTTCCCTTGAAGTTTGCATCGCCGCCGTAAGACGCGGTGATCGAGTGCGAGCCGGCCGCGAGCGTGCTCGTCGTGAACATCGCCTGGCCCGAGCCGTTCAGGGTGGCGGTGCCGAGGGTGCTCGGGCCTGTAAATTCTCAGTGAGGATGCGCCATCCATTCTCACTGAAAATGTGCCAGGGGTTCCGGCAGACTGCTCCCCCCGCTGGGAGGCGGGTGGGAGGGGAGGATGCTGAGAGCCATGGCCCGAAGTGCAGTCCACTACTTGAAGAAGCGGGGGCTGACCGACGTGGCGGTCGCGGCGCAGGTCGGGTGTGAGCGGCGGACGGTGGCGCGCGTGATGCGGGAGCCGGTCGACCATACCTACCAGCGGCGGTCGCGCCCGAGTCGACTCGCGCAGTG
This genomic interval carries:
- a CDS encoding trehalose-6-phosphate synthase, encoding MLAISNRLPDLRSPTAPDGDRRRNVGGLVSALEPVLGSRHGLWLGWSGRTVGTAEPGPVQIDDGSTPPLAWMDLPEDCYELYYNGFCNRSLWPLVHTFPGRVRFVDEEWRCYVKVNRVFATAARSLVEPHVPVWVHDYHLLLVAGELRRCGHRGPISIFLHVPFPGIDVFSMLPWAGTILEEMLQFDLLGFNTQAYVDNFHECVRALLPGCIDDEGINYEGRRVRARAFPIGIMPDGFQEPPAQGAAEEAAALLQSIAPSRLVLGVDRLDYTKGIPERLYAFGRLFELFPEWRGKVSLVQISVPSRTDVPEYAEQRALIENAVGRVNGEFGEAHWTPIRYLYRAYGRHQLAQLYRAADVGYVTPLRDGMNLVAKEYVAAQDPAAPGVLLLSRFAGAAAELRAAVLTNPYHPDGMARDLERALRMPAEERRERHRHLYAAVSRSTAVTWAEEFLGALEGGR